A window from Argopecten irradians isolate NY chromosome 3, Ai_NY, whole genome shotgun sequence encodes these proteins:
- the LOC138319488 gene encoding regulatory factor X 4-like — protein MDQLTAMGDIPATDDWFDHCVETQKDLDTTDDSAENCDDSTTCGLADDIDTKLGAFAKLRSASKPHSTPQTLKWLEDNYEIAIGVCIPRSTLYYHYLDYCEKKDTQPVNAASFGKIIRQQFPQITTRRLGTRGQSKYHYYGIGVRESSIYYELMYSAKGIQSSAEGKKENVKQIIAYSPRSKLGTLLPEFPDIKDIKLPPNIAEEKVFTFMMMYRTHCQRILDTVIRANFDEVQSFLLHFWQGMPSHIVPILDYKTIILLVGVCDSILYKAIANVLMPTVLQALPESLTQVIRRFAKQLDDWLQTALDSLPHGVQKIKFDLARRFAQVLRRQTSLNHLCQAARTVIHSAEITSQMLDDWLNVDLNSIIKQTLYTMDNYSEKEHQIIVNLCAEYEKLMEEQAPLESFVEWLDNMVDRCVVKPSRKKPGSLRQVARQFLLMWSCFGTRVIRDMTLHSAPSFGSFHLMHLMFDDYVLYLVENLHSQERANDFLRVIKGEVTELADEVILPDSNIIKDSVLPASRSAFTPTFSGGHTDSRESVITTTRDIMNCQNRQDIVESNTTLGCQTSSNSYDRPADIGLQTGFPLQSSSTQCNTFIPPFIHQSTTSIQPAPEDINSFGFNARHIQVSIPSLHVSPGQSLTSVSTCDNQRYTNTMDWNAQITQIAQIDIPRISDQTGLPPQSRPLTDQQPFLYYDNTQNATRNYSSFSNDIQFSSPGGLHIENSGITNSGKRPIEDHVPKSYKRQNRDPFSLQPQLEEGYI, from the exons ATGGATCAGTTAACAGCTATGGGGGACATCCCAGCGACAG ATGACTGGTTCGATCATTGTGTGGAAACACAGAAAGATCTAGACACCACCGATGATAGTGCCGAGAACTGTGACGACAGTACGACGTGTGGGCTGGCAGACGACATTGATACAAAGCTTG gtGCATTTGCAAAACTGAGATCAGCCTCGAAGCCACATTCGACACCGCAGACACTAAAATG GTTGGAGGATAATTACGAGATAGccattggtgtctgtatacctCGAAGTacgttgtactatcattatctCGACTACTGTGAAAAGAAAGACACGCAGCCTGTCAATGCTGCAAGTTTTGGAAAG ATAATACGACAACAATTCCCGCAGATAACAACGCGAAGACTTGGCACAAGAGGGCAGTCAAA ATATCATTACTATGGAATTGGTGTTCGGGAGAGTTCCATATACTACGAGCTCATGTATTCCGCCAAAGGCATTCAAAG TTCGGCCgaaggaaagaaagaaaacgTAAAGCAA ataattgcATACTCACCACGGTCCAAACTTGGAACTTTACTTCCGGAATTCCCTGATATTAAAGACATAAAACTACCGCCAAATATTGCTGAAGAAAAG GTATTCACGTTTATGATGATGTACAGAACCCACTGCCAGAGGATCCTAGATACCGTAATCAGGGCCAACTTTGACGAG GTCCAGAGTTTTCTGCTACATTTCTGGCAGGGTATGCCATCACACATCGTCCCTATATTAGATTATAAGACAATCATACTCCTAGTCGGGGTCTGTGACTCCATTCTCTACAAGGCTATCGCTAACGTCCTCATGCCAACTGTCCTTCAGGCCCTACCAGAAAG TTTGACGCAAGTCATTAGAAGATTCGCTAAACAGCTGGACGATTGGCTTCAAACAGCATTAGACTCGCTACCACACGGTGTTcagaaaatcaaatttgatc TAGCACGACGATTTGCACAGGTCCTGCGGCGCCAGACGTCCTTAAACCACCTTTGTCAAGCGGCCAGGACCGTTATACACAGTGCGGAAATTACGTCACAGATGCTTGATGATTGGCTCAACGTTGATCTTAATAGCATAATCAAACAAACTCTTTACACAATGGATAATTACAGCGAGAAAGAACACCAAATAATCGTTAATT TATGTGCGGAATACGAGAAGCTAATGGAGGAACAAGCGCCACTAGAATCGTTCGTCGAATGGTTGGATAATATGGTTGACCGTTGTGTAGTGAAG CCAAGTCGTAAGAAGCCCGGATCGCTCCGACAGGTAGCCCGTCAGTTTCTATTGATGTGGTCGTGTTTCGGCACCAGGGTAATTCGGGATATGACACTTCACAGTGCGCCTAGCTTTG GATCCTTTCACTTGATGCATCTAATGTTTGATGACTACGTCCTGTATCTGGTTGAGAACCTACACAGCCAAGAGAGAGCCAACGACTTTCTTAGGGTCATCAAAGGAGAG GTTACAGAATTGGCCGATGAAGTCATTTTGCCCGACTCGAACATTATTAAAGACAGCGTACTTCCTGCCAGTAGATCCGCATTCACGCCTACCTTCTCCGGGGGACACACGGATTCCAGGGAATCAGTCATCACAACAACCAGGGATATCATGA ATTGTCAGAACCGACAAGATATTGTGGAATCCAATACAACCTTAGGATGCCAGACGTCGTCCAATAGTTATGATCGTCCAGCAGATATTGGTCTACAGACTGGATTCCCATTACA GAGTAGCAGTACCCAGTGTAACACGTTTATCCCACCATTCATACATCAGTCCACCACCTCCATACAACCAGCTCCAGAAGATATAAACAGCTTTGGTTTCAACGCCAGACATATCCAG GTGTCAATCCCCTCCCTTCATGTGAGTCCCGGTCAGAGCCTGACCTCAGTATCTACCTGTGATAACCAGCGCTATACCAATACAATGGACTGGAATGCTCAGATAACTCAAATTGCACAGATCGACATACCGCGCAT ATCCGACCAAACGGGCCTCCCTCCACAGTCCCGTCCCCTCACAGACCAACAGCCATTCCTCTACTACGACAACACACAAAATGCTACTAGGAATTATTCATCATTCTCAAACGACATTCAGTTTTCGTCACCAGGTGGGTTGCACATTGAAAATTCTGGGATAACAAATTCGGGTAAACGACCAATCGAAGACCATGTTCCAAAGTCGTACAAACGCCAGAACAGGGACCCCTTCTCACTCCAACCACAGCTGGAGGAAGGATACATCTGA